One genomic region from Cydia amplana chromosome Z, ilCydAmpl1.1, whole genome shotgun sequence encodes:
- the LOC134661295 gene encoding nucleoside hydrolase-like → MFLFAVLIILSFSCAAANERSPLRKSKLIIDNDSGGDDAVAIFLALLYEKHFNGSQLLALTTVHGNTIESNVCINNQRILKVAKRQNIPIFRGAKDSLLKDYERGNYYGDDGLGDSGEQLINLLPAQEKNAVSALIDLTKTHPGEVTVITLGPLTNIALAVRLDPEFINRLAHLYIGAGHIHDDANPEPEFNARMDPEAYHIVLENMNPDKVTLLPFSQVRKDLDFSKDWRQQVLGTIDNDVVKAINKYEQVSMKKNERWRALDPAVIAIAIKPDIVDEFTYSRNKITLNGEKRGINTNDFVEKDKANVRIATNLNKEQYRQFIINVFSAEK, encoded by the exons atgtttttattcgCAGTGTTAATCATTTTATCATTTTCGTGTGCTGCTGCTAATGAAAG GTCTCCGTTAAGAAAAAGCAAATTAATAATTGACAATGACTCTGGTGGCGATGACGCAGTGGCCATATTCCTTGCGCTACTTTATGAGAAGCACTTCAATGG GTCTCAACTTTTAGCGCTTACTACAGTCCATGGTAACACAATAGAGAGTAATGTGTGTATCAACAACCAGAGAATTCTAAAAGTAGCTAAAAGGCAAAAT ATTCCTATCTTTAGAGGGGCTAAAGACTCTCTTTTAAAAGATTATGAAAGAGGCAACTATTACGGAGACGATGGACTCGGAGATAGCGGCGAACAATTGATCAATTTGCTGCCAGCCCAGGAGAAGAACGCAGTGTCAGCACTCATTGATCTAACCAAAACTCATccag gtgaAGTAACTGTTATCACATTAGGGCCTTTAACTAACATCGCCTTGGCAGTAAGGTTGGATCCCGAATTTATTAATCGATTGGCTCATCTGTACATCGGTGCTGGACACATTCACG ATGATGCCAATCCCGAACCTGAATTTAATGCACGAATGGACCCCGAAGCTTACCATATTGTTTTGGAAAATATGAATCCGGACAAGGTCACACTTCTACCATTCTCGCAAGTGAGGAAGGACCTTGATTTTAGCAAG GATTGGAGACAACAGGTCTTGGGTACAATCGACAACGACGTGGTCAAAGCTATAAACAAATATGAACAAGTTTCCATGAAAAAGAATGAACGTTGGCGTGCTCTTGATCCTGCGGTCATCGCGATAGCAATCAAGCCAGATATTGTGGATGAATTCACATATTCTAGGaacaaaataacattaaacG GTGAGAAACGAGGCATCAATACGAATGATTTTGTAGAAAAAGATAAAGCCAACGTCAGGATTGCTACTAACCTCAATAAAGAACAATACAgacaatttattattaatgttttctcagctgaaaaataa